One window of the Candidatus Zixiibacteriota bacterium genome contains the following:
- a CDS encoding conserved hypothetical protein (Evidence 4 : Unknown function but conserved in other organisms), with product MNQIFQRAAGREENDLSRRELNGPVDLGRAAELNIDKETYLEADARGMTLSELLETGDYDPSPAACPLDAFERQLALAGVRLGGSKATTVEQFYQKAPALMPEFILREIKKGQAMRPELNAIIAGTTTVANNRYTPFHIDTSSADRFSLRSIGEGSEIPQILVTEQNHSINVKEYGLGLKASYKALRYRTTAQFRVLLWYIGFRLQTDKIGLAVDCLINGDGNANAASVVNAETSGTLTYDDLVTLWSQFAPFEMNTVICHIGQLKNILLMEEFKDPMAGYRFQNRGELFSPLGATLVRSDNMPGDLVIGLDSRFAVEEVITQPLMVEYDKIIEQRFEEAVISESVAYAKVIREAAVVLDTVIS from the coding sequence ATGAACCAAATATTTCAACGGGCGGCCGGCCGCGAGGAGAATGATTTGAGCCGGCGGGAACTCAACGGGCCGGTCGATCTGGGACGCGCCGCCGAACTCAATATCGACAAGGAGACTTATCTCGAGGCCGATGCCCGGGGTATGACGTTGAGCGAATTGCTGGAGACAGGGGATTATGATCCATCGCCGGCCGCGTGCCCGCTCGATGCTTTTGAACGTCAGCTGGCGCTGGCGGGAGTCCGTCTGGGGGGATCGAAGGCGACGACGGTGGAGCAGTTCTACCAGAAGGCGCCGGCCTTAATGCCGGAATTTATTCTGCGGGAAATCAAGAAGGGTCAGGCGATGCGCCCGGAGTTGAACGCGATCATTGCCGGGACGACCACGGTGGCGAATAACCGCTATACGCCGTTCCATATCGATACCTCGTCAGCCGACCGTTTTTCGCTTCGCTCAATCGGCGAGGGAAGCGAAATTCCGCAGATTCTGGTAACCGAGCAGAATCACTCCATAAATGTCAAGGAGTACGGTCTCGGGCTCAAGGCGAGTTACAAGGCGCTGCGGTACCGGACGACGGCGCAATTCCGGGTTTTGTTGTGGTATATCGGCTTCAGGTTGCAGACCGATAAAATAGGGCTGGCGGTCGATTGCCTGATAAACGGCGACGGGAACGCCAATGCCGCTTCGGTCGTGAATGCCGAAACCTCGGGCACGCTCACCTACGACGACCTGGTGACGCTCTGGTCGCAATTTGCACCATTCGAAATGAATACAGTCATCTGCCATATCGGCCAGTTGAAGAATATTCTTCTAATGGAGGAATTCAAGGACCCGATGGCGGGGTATCGTTTTCAGAACCGGGGGGAACTGTTCAGTCCGCTGGGGGCGACTCTGGTGCGTTCCGACAATATGCCGGGTGATCTGGTTATTGGCCTTGATTCGCGGTTCGCCGTGGAGGAAGTCATCACGCAGCCGCTGATGGTGGAGTACGACAAGATCATCGAGCAGCGTTTTGAAGAAGCGGTTATTTCCGAATCGGTGGCGTATGCCAAGGTGATAAGAGAGGCCGCGGTGGTTCTGGATACG